The following coding sequences lie in one Coxiella endosymbiont of Amblyomma americanum genomic window:
- the sdhD gene encoding succinate dehydrogenase, hydrophobic membrane anchor protein: MVNQKSYRGYRNWCVQRITACLGGIYTVFVIIFLVTHHPISYAEWNNLFTHTTMKIFTLSVVLSMLWHAWIGVWTIITDYVKDKPIQLILEAAVCLLLVICFIMCISKFFK, translated from the coding sequence CAGAAAAGTTATCGAGGTTATAGAAATTGGTGTGTACAACGTATCACCGCTTGTCTGGGTGGTATATACACCGTTTTTGTCATCATTTTTTTAGTCACACATCATCCAATTTCTTATGCAGAATGGAATAATTTATTTACTCATACTACTATGAAAATTTTTACCTTATCGGTAGTTCTCAGTATGTTATGGCATGCATGGATTGGTGTGTGGACGATTATTACCGATTATGTGAAGGATAAGCCGATTCAATTAATACTAGAAGCGGCTGTTTGTTTGTTATTAGTTATTTGTTTTATAATGTGTATTAGTAAATTTTTCAAATAA